In Sideroxyarcus emersonii, one DNA window encodes the following:
- a CDS encoding peroxiredoxin has product MKWLILFGLMAAMAMLASQMARAGELPKVGADAPGFELPDQNGVKHDLKEYAGKWLVLYFYPRDDTPGCTQEACSFRDDLHKLTALGAQVVGISVDDSDSHAEFAKKYHLPFPLLADKSTEVAARYGALMNLGLVKFARRYTFLIDPQGKVAKVYESVETSRHSTEVIEDLTRLTAKGA; this is encoded by the coding sequence ATGAAATGGCTGATCTTGTTCGGCCTGATGGCCGCAATGGCAATGCTGGCGAGCCAGATGGCACGTGCCGGCGAGTTGCCCAAGGTGGGGGCGGACGCCCCCGGTTTCGAGCTGCCGGACCAGAATGGCGTGAAACACGACCTGAAGGAATATGCGGGCAAGTGGCTGGTGCTCTATTTCTACCCCAGGGACGATACGCCGGGCTGTACGCAGGAAGCATGTTCCTTCCGCGACGATTTGCACAAGCTGACGGCATTGGGTGCGCAAGTGGTCGGTATCAGCGTGGACGATAGCGACAGTCATGCCGAATTCGCCAAGAAATATCACCTGCCGTTCCCGCTGCTGGCGGACAAGTCCACCGAGGTGGCGGCACGCTATGGTGCGCTGATGAACCTGGGGCTGGTGAAGTTCGCCAGGCGTTATACGTTCCTGATCGACCCGCAGGGCAAGGTGGCCAAGGTGTACGAAAGCGTCGAGACCTCCAGGCACTCGACCGAGGTCATCGAGGATCTGACGCGATTGACCGCGAAAGGGGCGTGA